A part of Cupriavidus sp. D39 genomic DNA contains:
- a CDS encoding NADH:flavin oxidoreductase/NADH oxidase family protein — MNMFDKLILRNGSTVPNRIAKAAMEENMADADHAPSEALMRLYKAWAEGGAGLLMTGNVMVDSRAMTGPGGVVLEDARHLDRFRRWARVGRSKGAQFWLQINHPGRQMPANLGQPTWAPSAVSMNLGNMSRHFNTPQAMTQEVIEDVIERFARTAQLGEQAGFTGVEIHAAHGYLLSQFLSPLSNQRTDAWGGPLENRARLLFEIVKAVRAVVSPGFAVAVKLNSADFQRGGFSADDARQVVKMLNELAVDLVELSGGSYEAPAMQGEARDGSTLAREAYFVEFARDIRAVAKMPVMVTGGIRRRPVAEQVVRSGVDMVGIGTALAIDPNLPRDWRAGKDSAPALLPISWKNKPLASLANMAAVKFQLRKLSRGKATDPRVSPLRALIVQQVSNACRVRQYRRWVAQRVHA, encoded by the coding sequence ATGAACATGTTCGACAAGTTGATCCTTCGCAACGGTTCAACCGTTCCGAACCGCATCGCCAAAGCCGCCATGGAAGAGAACATGGCGGACGCTGACCACGCACCCTCCGAAGCGCTGATGCGGCTGTACAAGGCCTGGGCAGAAGGGGGTGCCGGCCTGCTGATGACCGGCAATGTGATGGTGGACAGCCGTGCCATGACGGGGCCCGGCGGCGTCGTGCTGGAAGACGCCAGGCACCTGGACCGGTTCAGGCGCTGGGCACGGGTCGGCCGATCCAAGGGGGCGCAGTTCTGGCTGCAGATCAACCATCCCGGCCGCCAGATGCCTGCCAATCTGGGGCAGCCCACCTGGGCTCCCTCCGCTGTGTCAATGAACCTGGGCAATATGTCCAGGCACTTCAACACGCCGCAGGCGATGACGCAGGAGGTTATCGAGGACGTGATCGAGCGCTTTGCCCGTACGGCGCAACTGGGGGAACAGGCAGGTTTCACGGGCGTCGAAATTCACGCGGCGCACGGCTACCTGCTGAGCCAATTCCTCTCGCCGTTGAGCAACCAAAGAACAGATGCGTGGGGTGGCCCGCTGGAGAACCGCGCTCGCCTGCTCTTTGAGATCGTCAAGGCCGTACGCGCCGTGGTTTCGCCCGGATTCGCAGTTGCCGTCAAGCTGAACTCTGCCGACTTCCAGCGTGGCGGCTTCAGCGCGGATGACGCCCGCCAGGTTGTGAAGATGCTCAACGAGCTTGCCGTCGACCTGGTCGAGTTGTCGGGAGGGAGCTATGAGGCTCCGGCCATGCAGGGTGAAGCACGCGACGGCAGCACGCTCGCCCGCGAGGCCTACTTTGTCGAGTTCGCCCGCGACATCCGCGCGGTGGCGAAGATGCCAGTGATGGTCACAGGCGGCATCCGCCGTCGGCCGGTGGCCGAGCAAGTGGTCAGGAGCGGCGTGGACATGGTTGGCATCGGTACTGCCCTGGCCATCGACCCCAATCTGCCGCGCGACTGGCGTGCTGGCAAAGACAGTGCGCCTGCGTTGCTGCCGATCAGCTGGAAGAACAAGCCGCTGGCCTCATTGGCCAACATGGCGGCAGTCAAGTTTCAACTGCGCAAGCTCAGCCGAGGCAAGGCCACGGATCCCAGGGTGTCACCGCTGCGCGCGCTGATCGTGCAGCAGGTTTCCAACGCATGCCGCGTCCGCCAATACCGGCGCTGGGTGGCTCAGCGCGTCCATGCCTGA
- a CDS encoding histidine phosphatase family protein, translating to MTRVILVRHSQASFGATDYDCLSDKGHEQAEHLGKVLRERGETIDALWSGRLQRHRQTAKGLLQGADWDLEQHCLAGFDEFDHQQVIVRYEPRYNDHEVMMSELAAAENPRDAFFGMFGAALARWYGGTADGDYDEPWRQFQARCKAALEQVLKLAGPDETHLVVTSGGVIAVIVQALLGLGDAAAMQVNWTLANASMTSLQVSSQRKRRLMTLNEYSHFHGDRSYLLTWR from the coding sequence ATGACTCGCGTCATTCTCGTACGCCATAGTCAGGCCTCATTCGGAGCGACAGACTATGACTGTCTTTCCGACAAGGGGCACGAGCAGGCGGAGCACCTCGGCAAGGTACTGCGCGAGCGCGGCGAAACTATCGATGCCCTCTGGTCCGGAAGGCTTCAGCGTCACCGGCAAACGGCAAAGGGATTGCTCCAGGGCGCCGACTGGGACCTTGAGCAGCACTGTCTCGCAGGTTTTGACGAATTCGACCACCAACAGGTGATTGTCCGCTATGAGCCTCGCTACAACGACCATGAGGTGATGATGAGCGAGCTCGCCGCCGCGGAGAATCCACGCGATGCATTCTTCGGTATGTTCGGTGCGGCACTGGCGCGCTGGTACGGTGGCACTGCGGATGGGGACTATGACGAGCCCTGGCGCCAGTTCCAGGCGCGCTGCAAGGCTGCACTGGAGCAGGTGCTGAAGCTGGCCGGGCCGGATGAGACGCATCTGGTGGTCACATCGGGTGGGGTGATCGCGGTGATTGTCCAGGCCTTGCTTGGCCTTGGCGATGCAGCCGCGATGCAGGTCAACTGGACACTGGCCAATGCCAGCATGACGTCATTGCAGGTGAGCAGCCAGCGTAAGCGCAGGCTCATGACGTTGAACGAGTACTCACACTTTCACGGCGATCGCAGTTATCTGCTGACCTGGCGCTGA
- a CDS encoding IclR family transcriptional regulator — MPTQKAAAAEPPVDAPESSSGVAVLDRAFSILNAFGPTDDRLTLTELSRRTGLYKSTVLRLLGALEHGGFIRKLSDGQYAIGHQPLRLASLYQRSFPVGPVVEPILQQLSRDLGETASFYVRHGDRRLVLFRVEPSRSVRVSIRVGEEFDIGKGASGKVLLAFTEPLDERWREVRNQLWAVSYGERDPETASASVPVFDAVGDFVGALTLSGPKGRIDAPSVMDVAVKALLDGAKQATAGLGGRGARYDASIASFSETSTVSHDQKGGRIS; from the coding sequence GTGCCTACCCAAAAAGCCGCAGCGGCCGAGCCGCCTGTTGACGCGCCTGAGTCATCTAGCGGCGTCGCCGTATTGGACCGAGCCTTCTCGATTCTCAACGCCTTCGGACCGACCGACGATCGCCTGACGCTGACCGAGTTGTCGCGGCGGACCGGCTTGTATAAGAGCACGGTACTACGCTTGCTCGGGGCTTTGGAACACGGCGGCTTTATACGTAAGCTAAGCGACGGTCAGTACGCTATCGGTCATCAACCGTTGCGCCTCGCGAGCCTCTATCAGCGATCGTTCCCGGTTGGTCCGGTTGTCGAGCCAATACTGCAGCAACTCAGCCGAGACCTCGGCGAAACTGCGTCCTTCTACGTGAGGCACGGGGATCGACGACTAGTCCTGTTTCGCGTGGAGCCGTCGAGGAGCGTACGCGTATCGATACGAGTCGGCGAGGAGTTCGATATTGGAAAGGGAGCGTCAGGTAAAGTTTTGCTCGCCTTCACCGAACCGCTGGACGAGCGTTGGAGAGAGGTGCGTAACCAACTTTGGGCAGTCTCCTACGGCGAACGCGATCCTGAAACGGCTTCAGCGTCGGTGCCGGTATTCGACGCAGTCGGTGACTTTGTAGGAGCGCTCACTCTGTCCGGACCTAAAGGAAGAATCGATGCTCCGTCCGTGATGGACGTTGCAGTTAAGGCTTTGCTGGATGGAGCCAAACAGGCAACGGCAGGGCTAGGCGGAAGAGGCGCCAGGTACGATGCAAGCATTGCCTCGTTTTCTGAGACGTCCACGGTGAGCCATGATCAGAAAGGTGGGCGTATTAGCTGA
- a CDS encoding MerR family transcriptional regulator, protein MRIGELAKLSGLTASRIRFYEAAGLILAVERQANGYRDYPPEAVWILEIIASAQSAGFSLDQIRHLLPLGSGNWQHDELLDALKRKVAEIEDMKKRLKQNKTHLLAAIRNIENRPADMPCSDRTKWVQDRLREEGAVVPARGKTRRPAAS, encoded by the coding sequence ATGAGAATTGGAGAACTGGCTAAGCTCAGCGGTCTGACGGCCTCCCGCATTCGCTTTTACGAGGCAGCCGGATTAATCCTGGCGGTCGAGCGCCAGGCGAATGGCTATCGCGACTACCCGCCGGAGGCGGTATGGATTCTGGAAATCATCGCCAGCGCGCAGAGTGCGGGGTTCTCGCTCGATCAGATCCGCCATCTGCTACCGCTCGGTTCGGGGAACTGGCAGCACGATGAGTTACTGGATGCCCTCAAGCGGAAAGTCGCCGAAATCGAGGACATGAAAAAACGCCTCAAACAAAACAAGACCCATCTGCTCGCCGCCATCAGGAACATCGAAAACCGGCCTGCGGATATGCCCTGCTCTGACAGGACGAAGTGGGTGCAAGACCGCCTCCGCGAAGAAGGGGCCGTCGTGCCAGCCCGGGGTAAGACCCGTCGCCCCGCAGCGAGCTGA